The Betta splendens chromosome 7, fBetSpl5.4, whole genome shotgun sequence genome includes a window with the following:
- the si:dkey-183p4.10 gene encoding serine-aspartate repeat-containing protein F isoform X1, whose translation MNCAVVCRAHVAVRLKPKPHQSFHHLMRAQRKPLAEKADERYLALSSSLRGDSRSDEFISVFLLYNLFILTTKMEQSLDDLFNGAFSEVSVGFLENEDLELDGIDFDSKVEEDISQPTEEDEALHQEAAGAASVLCNMEKKDAYVVENADEEQGDDESDEEDVGRVGTSVMSTDKAPQEDFTSSDAGSEEGSCDSGDGGEEADTGAAARPGDLLMSVRCSDEFVYDDKEDEISAVGQSLAPEGSESPQAGNEEQGESEMDEQLSYIGQVPERAGEMMVKGDGSDEDEQEKQEETQEDSSDSESERVRRREENVPALDSEQEAQSPHSLEFSEICVQHERQLSAQAAEEDVAKMEDFSGEEHQEAGETFAEYPSDFSSCEYVEGGGGNPEKERAATDIRWTGKEEDAEEDGDDCLDGRDRETGARWVTGLDQATQEDGKTKVETIACGSDDDQAAESDSYSSSDDDDDDDDDDDEDDDSDDIQGRKYDELSLNTRLLDPENYKDLELYGDSGGAGSGSSISDDHQGNTAAFNIHWDFKFSSLLDEDLLSTVDTDLAASYMNAPPAGDSGSYSVVQRGQSQATHTSHQGSLDDGFFFNTQHVASGAAELGQLGDDEYEEERNWEQEKERIEAFYKFYDDDTEENGREERKTKVQFCADPLSQVIHYETDSSDRDSLSSSEDDEEDEEDEEDEDRSSAETSEEQREPDDTLQMGPEHDPPDVEVPDNTEQSEVSNTHTCSRKHKCGLVLKQILRMGLVVLTGTLMFWLATDQADWFGQIPFFKG comes from the exons ATGAACTGTGCAGTCGTCTGCCGAGCGCACGTCGCCGTGCGTCTGAAACCAAAACCACATCAAAGCTTTCATCATCTCATGCGCGCACAAAG GAAGCCACTCGCagaaaaagcagatgagagataCTTGgcgctctcttcctctctgagAGGAGACTCTCGCAGCGATGAGTTCATTTCGGTCTTCTTATTGTACAACTTATTTATTCTGACTACAAAGATGGAACAAAGTCTTGATGATCTTTTTAACGGTGCATTTTCAG AAGTGTCTGTTGGCTTTTTGGAAAATGAAGATTTGGAATTGGACGGCATAGACTTTGACAGTAAGGTGGAGGAAGACATTTCTCAACCaacggaggaggacgaggctctGCACCAGGAAGCAGCTGGTGCGGCTTCAGTTCTGTGTAACATGGAAAAGAAAGACGCGTACGTGGTCGAAAACGCTGACGAAGAGCAGGGTGACGATGAAAGCGACGAGGAGGACGTCGGACGTGTAGGGACCAGTGTCATGAGCACGGACAAAGCTCCACAGGAGGACTTCACGAGCTCGGATGCAGGGTCCGAGGAGGGGAGCTGTGACTCTGGAGACGGAGGCGAGGAAGCGGACACGGGAGCAGCCGCGAGGCCGGGGGATCTGCTGATGTCAGTTCGCTGCAGTGACGAGTTCGTCTACGATGATAAAGAGGACGAGATCTCTGCCGTGGGACAGTCTCTGGCCCCCGAGGGCAGCGAAAGCCCCCAAGCTGGAAATGAAGAGCAAGGTGAGAGCGAGATGGATGAGCAGTTGTCCTATATTGGGCAAGTCCCAGAACGGGCCGGAGAGATGATGGTGAAAGGTGACGGGAGCGACGAGGACgagcaggaaaagcaggaagagaCGCAGGAGGACTCGTCTGATTCTGAGAGTGAGCGTGTGAGAAGACGAGAGGAAAACGTCCCGGCTCTCGACTCTGAGCAGGAGGCTCAAAGTCCCCACAGCTTGGAGTTCTCCGAAATATGCGTGCAACATGAGCGGCAGCTAAGCGCACAGGCTGCTGAGGAAGATGTGGCGAAGATGGAGGATTTCTCCGGAGAGGAGCATCAAGAGGCCGGGGAGACGTTTGCAGAGTATCCCTCCGACTTTTCCTCCTGTGAATACGtcgaaggtggaggagggaatCCAGAAAAGGAGAGAGCTGCGACAGATATAAGATGGACgggaaaggaggaggacgcTGAGGAGGACGGGGACGACTGTCTGGACGGCAGGGATCGAGAGACGGGTGCTCGTTGGGTGACGGGTTTGGATCAGGCAACGCAGGAGGACGGCAAAACAAAGGTCGAGACCATCGCGTGTGGAAGTGATGACGACCAGGCAGCTGAGAGTGACTCCTACAGCtccagtgatgatgatgatgatgatgatgatgatgatgacgaggaTGACGACAGCGATGATATTCAAGGAAGGAAATACGATGAGCTTTCACTCAACACACGTCTCTTAGATCCAGAAAACTACAAGGACCTGGAGCTTTACGGTGACAGTGGTGGAGCAGGTTCTGGGTCCAGCATCTCTGACGACCACCAAGGAAACACGGCCGCTTTTAACATCCACTGGGACTTCAAGTTCAGCTCCCTTCTGGACGAGGACCTGCTAAGCACAGTGGACACCGACTTAGCTGCTTCATATATGAACgcgcctcctgcaggagacaGCGGCAGCTATTCAGTGGTGCAGAGGGGGCAGAGCCAGGCCACACACACGTCCCACCAGGGGTCCCTGGATGACGGCTTCTTCTTCAACACGCAGCACGTGGCCTCAGGCGCCGCTGAACTGGGCCAGCTGGGGGACGACGAGTACGAAGAGGAGAGGAActgggagcaggagaaggagagaatCGAGGCTTTCTACAAGTTTTACGACGATGACACCGAGGAGAACGGCAGGGAGG AGCGGAAGACGAAGGTTCAGTTCTGTGCAGATCCATTGTCTCAGGTGATTCACTATGAGACCGACAG CAGCGACAGAGATTCACTGAGCAGCTCggaggatgacgaggaggacgaggaggatgaggaagatgaggaccGGAGCTCTGCAGAAACATCTGAG GAACAGAGGGAACCTGACGACACCCTGCAAATGGGACCTGAGCACGACCCCCCAGATGTGGAGGTCCCAGACAACACGGAGCAGAGCGAagtcagcaacacacacacgtgcagcagaaaacacaag TGTGGGCTCGTTCTAAAGCAGATACTGAGGATGGGTCTGGTGGTGCTGACAGGAACGCTGATGTTCTGGCTGGCCACAGACCAAGCTGACTGGTTTGGACAAATTCCTTTTTTTAAGGGCTAa
- the si:dkey-183p4.10 gene encoding serine-aspartate repeat-containing protein F isoform X2, which produces MNCAVVCRAHVAVRLKPKPHQSFHHLMRAQRKPLAEKADERYLALSSSLRGDSRSDEFISVFLLYNLFILTTKMEQSLDDLFNGAFSEVSVGFLENEDLELDGIDFDSKVEEDISQPTEEDEALHQEAAGAASVLCNMEKKDAYVVENADEEQGDDESDEEDVGRVGTSVMSTDKAPQEDFTSSDAGSEEGSCDSGDGGEEADTGAAARPGDLLMSVRCSDEFVYDDKEDEISAVGQSLAPEGSESPQAGNEEQGESEMDEQLSYIGQVPERAGEMMVKGDGSDEDEQEKQEETQEDSSDSESERVRRREENVPALDSEQEAQSPHSLEFSEICVQHERQLSAQAAEEDVAKMEDFSGEEHQEAGETFAEYPSDFSSCEYVEGGGGNPEKERAATDIRWTGKEEDAEEDGDDCLDGRDRETGARWVTGLDQATQEDGKTKVETIACGSDDDQAAESDSYSSSDDDDDDDDDDDEDDDSDDIQGRKYDELSLNTRLLDPENYKDLELYGDSGGAGSGSSISDDHQGNTAAFNIHWDFKFSSLLDEDLLSTVDTDLAASYMNAPPAGDSGSYSVVQRGQSQATHTSHQGSLDDGFFFNTQHVASGAAELGQLGDDEYEEERNWEQEKERIEAFYKFYDDDTEENGREERKTKVQFCADPLSQVIHYETDSDRDSLSSSEDDEEDEEDEEDEDRSSAETSEEQREPDDTLQMGPEHDPPDVEVPDNTEQSEVSNTHTCSRKHKCGLVLKQILRMGLVVLTGTLMFWLATDQADWFGQIPFFKG; this is translated from the exons ATGAACTGTGCAGTCGTCTGCCGAGCGCACGTCGCCGTGCGTCTGAAACCAAAACCACATCAAAGCTTTCATCATCTCATGCGCGCACAAAG GAAGCCACTCGCagaaaaagcagatgagagataCTTGgcgctctcttcctctctgagAGGAGACTCTCGCAGCGATGAGTTCATTTCGGTCTTCTTATTGTACAACTTATTTATTCTGACTACAAAGATGGAACAAAGTCTTGATGATCTTTTTAACGGTGCATTTTCAG AAGTGTCTGTTGGCTTTTTGGAAAATGAAGATTTGGAATTGGACGGCATAGACTTTGACAGTAAGGTGGAGGAAGACATTTCTCAACCaacggaggaggacgaggctctGCACCAGGAAGCAGCTGGTGCGGCTTCAGTTCTGTGTAACATGGAAAAGAAAGACGCGTACGTGGTCGAAAACGCTGACGAAGAGCAGGGTGACGATGAAAGCGACGAGGAGGACGTCGGACGTGTAGGGACCAGTGTCATGAGCACGGACAAAGCTCCACAGGAGGACTTCACGAGCTCGGATGCAGGGTCCGAGGAGGGGAGCTGTGACTCTGGAGACGGAGGCGAGGAAGCGGACACGGGAGCAGCCGCGAGGCCGGGGGATCTGCTGATGTCAGTTCGCTGCAGTGACGAGTTCGTCTACGATGATAAAGAGGACGAGATCTCTGCCGTGGGACAGTCTCTGGCCCCCGAGGGCAGCGAAAGCCCCCAAGCTGGAAATGAAGAGCAAGGTGAGAGCGAGATGGATGAGCAGTTGTCCTATATTGGGCAAGTCCCAGAACGGGCCGGAGAGATGATGGTGAAAGGTGACGGGAGCGACGAGGACgagcaggaaaagcaggaagagaCGCAGGAGGACTCGTCTGATTCTGAGAGTGAGCGTGTGAGAAGACGAGAGGAAAACGTCCCGGCTCTCGACTCTGAGCAGGAGGCTCAAAGTCCCCACAGCTTGGAGTTCTCCGAAATATGCGTGCAACATGAGCGGCAGCTAAGCGCACAGGCTGCTGAGGAAGATGTGGCGAAGATGGAGGATTTCTCCGGAGAGGAGCATCAAGAGGCCGGGGAGACGTTTGCAGAGTATCCCTCCGACTTTTCCTCCTGTGAATACGtcgaaggtggaggagggaatCCAGAAAAGGAGAGAGCTGCGACAGATATAAGATGGACgggaaaggaggaggacgcTGAGGAGGACGGGGACGACTGTCTGGACGGCAGGGATCGAGAGACGGGTGCTCGTTGGGTGACGGGTTTGGATCAGGCAACGCAGGAGGACGGCAAAACAAAGGTCGAGACCATCGCGTGTGGAAGTGATGACGACCAGGCAGCTGAGAGTGACTCCTACAGCtccagtgatgatgatgatgatgatgatgatgatgatgacgaggaTGACGACAGCGATGATATTCAAGGAAGGAAATACGATGAGCTTTCACTCAACACACGTCTCTTAGATCCAGAAAACTACAAGGACCTGGAGCTTTACGGTGACAGTGGTGGAGCAGGTTCTGGGTCCAGCATCTCTGACGACCACCAAGGAAACACGGCCGCTTTTAACATCCACTGGGACTTCAAGTTCAGCTCCCTTCTGGACGAGGACCTGCTAAGCACAGTGGACACCGACTTAGCTGCTTCATATATGAACgcgcctcctgcaggagacaGCGGCAGCTATTCAGTGGTGCAGAGGGGGCAGAGCCAGGCCACACACACGTCCCACCAGGGGTCCCTGGATGACGGCTTCTTCTTCAACACGCAGCACGTGGCCTCAGGCGCCGCTGAACTGGGCCAGCTGGGGGACGACGAGTACGAAGAGGAGAGGAActgggagcaggagaaggagagaatCGAGGCTTTCTACAAGTTTTACGACGATGACACCGAGGAGAACGGCAGGGAGG AGCGGAAGACGAAGGTTCAGTTCTGTGCAGATCCATTGTCTCAGGTGATTCACTATGAGACCGACAG CGACAGAGATTCACTGAGCAGCTCggaggatgacgaggaggacgaggaggatgaggaagatgaggaccGGAGCTCTGCAGAAACATCTGAG GAACAGAGGGAACCTGACGACACCCTGCAAATGGGACCTGAGCACGACCCCCCAGATGTGGAGGTCCCAGACAACACGGAGCAGAGCGAagtcagcaacacacacacgtgcagcagaaaacacaag TGTGGGCTCGTTCTAAAGCAGATACTGAGGATGGGTCTGGTGGTGCTGACAGGAACGCTGATGTTCTGGCTGGCCACAGACCAAGCTGACTGGTTTGGACAAATTCCTTTTTTTAAGGGCTAa
- the si:dkey-183p4.10 gene encoding serine-aspartate repeat-containing protein F isoform X3, with product MEQSLDDLFNGAFSEVSVGFLENEDLELDGIDFDSKVEEDISQPTEEDEALHQEAAGAASVLCNMEKKDAYVVENADEEQGDDESDEEDVGRVGTSVMSTDKAPQEDFTSSDAGSEEGSCDSGDGGEEADTGAAARPGDLLMSVRCSDEFVYDDKEDEISAVGQSLAPEGSESPQAGNEEQGESEMDEQLSYIGQVPERAGEMMVKGDGSDEDEQEKQEETQEDSSDSESERVRRREENVPALDSEQEAQSPHSLEFSEICVQHERQLSAQAAEEDVAKMEDFSGEEHQEAGETFAEYPSDFSSCEYVEGGGGNPEKERAATDIRWTGKEEDAEEDGDDCLDGRDRETGARWVTGLDQATQEDGKTKVETIACGSDDDQAAESDSYSSSDDDDDDDDDDDEDDDSDDIQGRKYDELSLNTRLLDPENYKDLELYGDSGGAGSGSSISDDHQGNTAAFNIHWDFKFSSLLDEDLLSTVDTDLAASYMNAPPAGDSGSYSVVQRGQSQATHTSHQGSLDDGFFFNTQHVASGAAELGQLGDDEYEEERNWEQEKERIEAFYKFYDDDTEENGREERKTKVQFCADPLSQVIHYETDSSDRDSLSSSEDDEEDEEDEEDEDRSSAETSEEQREPDDTLQMGPEHDPPDVEVPDNTEQSEVSNTHTCSRKHKCGLVLKQILRMGLVVLTGTLMFWLATDQADWFGQIPFFKG from the exons ATGGAACAAAGTCTTGATGATCTTTTTAACGGTGCATTTTCAG AAGTGTCTGTTGGCTTTTTGGAAAATGAAGATTTGGAATTGGACGGCATAGACTTTGACAGTAAGGTGGAGGAAGACATTTCTCAACCaacggaggaggacgaggctctGCACCAGGAAGCAGCTGGTGCGGCTTCAGTTCTGTGTAACATGGAAAAGAAAGACGCGTACGTGGTCGAAAACGCTGACGAAGAGCAGGGTGACGATGAAAGCGACGAGGAGGACGTCGGACGTGTAGGGACCAGTGTCATGAGCACGGACAAAGCTCCACAGGAGGACTTCACGAGCTCGGATGCAGGGTCCGAGGAGGGGAGCTGTGACTCTGGAGACGGAGGCGAGGAAGCGGACACGGGAGCAGCCGCGAGGCCGGGGGATCTGCTGATGTCAGTTCGCTGCAGTGACGAGTTCGTCTACGATGATAAAGAGGACGAGATCTCTGCCGTGGGACAGTCTCTGGCCCCCGAGGGCAGCGAAAGCCCCCAAGCTGGAAATGAAGAGCAAGGTGAGAGCGAGATGGATGAGCAGTTGTCCTATATTGGGCAAGTCCCAGAACGGGCCGGAGAGATGATGGTGAAAGGTGACGGGAGCGACGAGGACgagcaggaaaagcaggaagagaCGCAGGAGGACTCGTCTGATTCTGAGAGTGAGCGTGTGAGAAGACGAGAGGAAAACGTCCCGGCTCTCGACTCTGAGCAGGAGGCTCAAAGTCCCCACAGCTTGGAGTTCTCCGAAATATGCGTGCAACATGAGCGGCAGCTAAGCGCACAGGCTGCTGAGGAAGATGTGGCGAAGATGGAGGATTTCTCCGGAGAGGAGCATCAAGAGGCCGGGGAGACGTTTGCAGAGTATCCCTCCGACTTTTCCTCCTGTGAATACGtcgaaggtggaggagggaatCCAGAAAAGGAGAGAGCTGCGACAGATATAAGATGGACgggaaaggaggaggacgcTGAGGAGGACGGGGACGACTGTCTGGACGGCAGGGATCGAGAGACGGGTGCTCGTTGGGTGACGGGTTTGGATCAGGCAACGCAGGAGGACGGCAAAACAAAGGTCGAGACCATCGCGTGTGGAAGTGATGACGACCAGGCAGCTGAGAGTGACTCCTACAGCtccagtgatgatgatgatgatgatgatgatgatgatgacgaggaTGACGACAGCGATGATATTCAAGGAAGGAAATACGATGAGCTTTCACTCAACACACGTCTCTTAGATCCAGAAAACTACAAGGACCTGGAGCTTTACGGTGACAGTGGTGGAGCAGGTTCTGGGTCCAGCATCTCTGACGACCACCAAGGAAACACGGCCGCTTTTAACATCCACTGGGACTTCAAGTTCAGCTCCCTTCTGGACGAGGACCTGCTAAGCACAGTGGACACCGACTTAGCTGCTTCATATATGAACgcgcctcctgcaggagacaGCGGCAGCTATTCAGTGGTGCAGAGGGGGCAGAGCCAGGCCACACACACGTCCCACCAGGGGTCCCTGGATGACGGCTTCTTCTTCAACACGCAGCACGTGGCCTCAGGCGCCGCTGAACTGGGCCAGCTGGGGGACGACGAGTACGAAGAGGAGAGGAActgggagcaggagaaggagagaatCGAGGCTTTCTACAAGTTTTACGACGATGACACCGAGGAGAACGGCAGGGAGG AGCGGAAGACGAAGGTTCAGTTCTGTGCAGATCCATTGTCTCAGGTGATTCACTATGAGACCGACAG CAGCGACAGAGATTCACTGAGCAGCTCggaggatgacgaggaggacgaggaggatgaggaagatgaggaccGGAGCTCTGCAGAAACATCTGAG GAACAGAGGGAACCTGACGACACCCTGCAAATGGGACCTGAGCACGACCCCCCAGATGTGGAGGTCCCAGACAACACGGAGCAGAGCGAagtcagcaacacacacacgtgcagcagaaaacacaag TGTGGGCTCGTTCTAAAGCAGATACTGAGGATGGGTCTGGTGGTGCTGACAGGAACGCTGATGTTCTGGCTGGCCACAGACCAAGCTGACTGGTTTGGACAAATTCCTTTTTTTAAGGGCTAa
- the LOC114858857 gene encoding emerin-like, which yields MSLLSNKSAKEISDLLDEYGIKHGPVVDSTRNLYEKKLKEAMAKGKRPTSSPDKTFYREEEEEVTYVYTTPSRSDFAGERTTYMRSRPDWTEREQERSYSDYSRSKSEYSGKDMVDEPRMYDTPSTYRNSYVKSPPVKSDQKVPKTSSRLIPLWVQFVFFLAVAIFLYIIFSNMETNESLKGIV from the exons ATGTCTCTGCTAAGCAATAAATCTGCTAAGGAGATAAGCGACCTGCTGGATGAGTACGGGATAAAGCACGGACCTGTGGTCG ATAGCACCAGGAATCTGTACGAGAAGAAACTGAAGGAGGCTATGGCCAAAGGGAAAAGACCGACATCATCACCGGACAAGACGTTCTACAGGGAAGAAG AGGAGGAGGTTACCTACGTTTACACGACACCA AGTCGCAGTGATTTTGCAGGAGAAAG GACCACTTACATGCGGTCAAGGCCAGACTGGACCGAAAGGGAACAGGA GAGGTCCTACTCAGACTATTCAAGGTCAAAGTCAGAATACAGTGGGAAGGACATGGTTGATGA GCCACGCATGTATGACACACCGTCCACTTACAGAAACTCCTATGTGAAGTCGCCACCAGTGAAGTCTGATCAGAAGGTTCCCAAGACATCGTCTCGCCTCATCCCACTGTGGGTTCAGTTTGTGTTCTTCTTGGCTGTGGCAATCTTCCTCTACATCATTTTTTCCAACATGGAGACAAATGAATCTCTCAAAGGAATAGTGtga
- the si:ch211-150o23.3 gene encoding uncharacterized protein si:ch211-150o23.3, with the protein MLRFLRILLTVLLGVLWDGADAFARVSLVDGDDKCSGRVEVLHHNEWSTVCDRDWDLREAHVVCLELGCGLAESALRGSAFGPGRGEIWLRHVQCSGHESSLTRCGVVLYSNSHCTHENDAGVKCSGTLLTPTLTLLSPHTVFSPGEAVRFSCSVLLGQHLSDYHLYKDGVSTPLVTQRADHSQISVELTLSDIETFHQGSYSCRYRIKSGFPAELLSSPPSNSINITVVELLTPQHWYNTSTEAPAGSVIKGHNFNITCSTSQQYPGGSFQLRLIRSNGTVRQSLPALTPSVTFTFPNAQTSNEGYYYCLYRVQLGGRIFVSRESQPLPIAIRDPDPVLSPVMISWLVSGLTFVVAVIILIIVAKVLCNKEKKPSELERETRTCVENTYVALSVNKL; encoded by the exons ATGCTGAGATTCCTCCGTATCCTTCTGACAG TCCTGCTAGGTGTTCTGTGGGATGGAGCTGATGCTTTTG CTAGAGTAAGTTTAGTAGATGGAGACGACAAGTGTTCAGGCAGAGTGGAGGTTCTCCACCACAACGAATGGAGCACCGTCTGCGACCGCGACTGGGACCTCCGGGAGGCTCATGTTGTGTGCCTGGAGCTGGGCTGCGGCTTGGCCGAATCGGCCCTACGTGGTTCCGCGTTTGGACCGGGCAGAGGAGAGATCTGGCTGCGGCACGTCCAGTGCTCTGGACACGAGTCCAGTTTGACACGCTGTGGTGTTGTGCTTTACAGTAATTCCCACTGCACCCATGAGAATGATGCAGGGGTGAAATGCTCAG GTACCCTTCTAACGCCCACTCTCACCCTGCTGTCACCTCACACTGTGTTCTCTCCTGGGGAGGCTGTTCgcttcagctgcagtgttttgctgGGTCAGCACCTCAGTGACTACCACCTGTACAAAGACGGCGTGTCCACGCCGCTGGTAACGCAGAGGGCTGACCACAGCCAGATCAGCGTGGAGCTCACTCTGTCTGACATAGAGACATTCCATCAAGGCAGCTACAGTTGTAGGTACAGAATCAAAAGCGGTTTTCCAGCTGAACTACTCAGCTCTCCACCCAGCAACTCCATCAACATCACTGTAG tggaACTCCTGACTCCTCAACATTGGTACAACACATCTACTGAGGCCCCAGCTGGTTCCGTCATTAAAGGCCACAATTTTAACATCACGTGCTCCACCTCGCAGCAGTACCCCGGAGGTTCCTTCCAGCTGCGCCTGATCCGCTCCAACGGCACCGTACGCCAGTCTCTGCCTGCTCTCACACCGTCTGTCACGTTCACCTTTCCCAATGCACAGACCTCCAATGAGGGCTATTACTACTGCCTGTATCGGGTCCAGCTGGGGGGGCGCATCTTTGTCTCCAGAGAAAGCCAGCCTCTGCCTATAGCCATCAGAG ACCCAGATCCAGTGCTGAGTCCAGTGATGATCAGCTGGCTTGTGTCTGGCTTGACATTTGTTGTAGCTGTCATTATTCTAATCATCGTGGCCAAGGTGCTTTGTAACAAAGAGAAGAAGCCTTCAGAACTGGAGCGAGAGACCAGAACCT GTGTGGAAAACACTTATGTTGCCTTATCAGTTAACAAGCTATGA
- the slc25a33 gene encoding solute carrier family 25 member 33, producing the protein MAQKDTLLHLFAGGCSGTVGAIVTCPLEVLKTRLQSSGLSLRPVFQVQLGTLSGAGVIRPGTVTPGLLQVLRSILEKEGPRSLFRGLGPNLVGVAPSRAIYFAAYSKSKEMFNGLLVPNSGVVHMSSAGFAAFITNSLMNPVWMVKTRMQLEKKARGEKKMNALQCARYVYRTEGVRGFYRGLTASYAGISETMICFLIYETLKKQLAKSQFASPNGEKEKGASDFLRLMLAAAFSKGCASCIAYPHEVIRTRLREEGSKYKYFFQTGRLIALEEGYAAFYRGLIPQLIRQIPNTAIVLSTYELIVHLLGDSK; encoded by the exons ATGGCGCAGAAGGACACGCTGCTGCATCTCTTCGCCGGAGG CTGTAGTGGTACCGTGGGTGCCATCGTGACCTGCCCCCTGGAGGTGTTGAAGACACGGTTGCAGTCCTCTGGCCTCTCTCTCCGGCCCGTCTTTCAGGTCCAGCTGGGGACCTTGAGTGGTGCTGGAGTGATCCGACCGGGAACTGTTACCCCTGGGCTGCTGCAGGTCCTAAG ATCAATTCTTGAAAAAGAGGGACCAAGGTCGCTTTTCCGTGGCCTCGGACCAAACCTTGTTGGTGTGGCCCCTTCAAG AGCCATATACTTTGCTGCATATTCAAAGTCGAAAGAGATGTTCAATGGGCTGCTCGTCCCTAACAGTGGGGTGGTACACATGTCCTCTGCTGGTTTTGCAG CTTTCATTACCAATTCTCTGATGAACCCCGTCTGGATGGTCAAGACAAGGATGCAGCTGGAGAAGAA agccagaggagagaagaagatgaATGCACTACAATGCGCCCGCTATGTTTACAGAACGGAAGGAGTCCGGGGTTTCTACAGAGGCCTGACTGCATCTTACGCCGGCATCTCTGAGACCATGATCTGCTTCCTCATCTACGAGACACTAAAGAAACAGCTTGCCAAGAGCCAGTTTGCCTCACCGAACGGCGAGAAGGAGAAAGGGGCATCCGACTTCCTGAGACTGATGCTGGCAGCTGCTTTTTCAAAGGGCTGTGCATCCTGCATAGCCTATCCACACG AGGTCATTCGCACAAGGCTCCGTGAGGAAGGTAGCAAGTACAAGTACTTCTTCCAGACAGGGAGGTTAATAGCGCTGGAGGAAGGCTATGCAGCTTTTTACAGAGGACTCATTCCACAGCTGATTAGACAAATCCCCAACACGGCCATCGTCCTCTCTACATATGAACTCATTGTACATCTGCTCGGAGACAGCAAATAA
- the spsb1 gene encoding SPRY domain-containing SOCS box protein 1, with protein MGQKVPGGIKTIDMRDPAFSPLKLELQALSHTKPSRLDLLLDMPPANLDVQVQNSWNNDDRSLNIFVKDDNKLVFHRHPVAQSTDAIRGRVGYTRGLHVWEINWAMRQRGTHAVVGVATSDAPLHSVGYTALVGSNAESWGWDLCRSKLYHDGKNHAGKTYPAFLEPDDTFIIPDSLLVVLDMDEGTLGYIVDGHYLGVAFRGLKGRKLYPVVSAVWGHCEIRIRYINGLDPEPLSLMDLCRRSVRVALGRDRLSEIHRLPLPASLKNYLLYQ; from the exons ATGGGGCAAAAAGTCCCAGGTGGCATTAAAACCATTGATATGCGGGATCCTGCGTTCAGCCCCCTGAAGCTGGAGCTACAGGCCCTCAGTCACACCAAGCCGTCCcgactggacctgctgctggacatgCCACCCGCCAACCTGGACGTCCAGGTTCAGAATTCGTGGAATAACGACGATCGATCCCTAAACATCTTTGTCAAAGACGACAACAAGCTGGTGTTCCACAGGCACCCCGTGGCGCAGAGCACGGACGCCATCCGGGGTCGCGTGGGCTACACGCGGGGACTGCACGTGTGGGAGATCAACTGGGCCATGCGGCAGAGGGGCACGCACGCTGTTGTTGGAGTGGCCACGAGCGACGCCCCGCTGCACTCGGTGGGCTACACCGCTTTGGTAGGAAGCAACGCGGAGTCCTGGGGCTGGGACCTGTGCAGGAGTAAACTCTACCACGATGGCAAGAACCACGCAGGAAAGACGTACCCCGCCTTCCTCGAGCCGGACGACACCTTCATAATACCAGACTCCCTCCTAGTGGTCTTGGACATGGATGAGGGGACGCTGGGTTACATAGTGGATGGACATTATCTAGGCGTGGCTTTCAGAGGACTTAAGGGCAGAAAGCTGTACCCGGTGGTGAGTGCCGTGTGGGGACACTGTGAAATACGAATCCGGTACATAAATGGACTTGACC CTGAACCCCTCTCTCTGATGGACCTGTGTAGGCGTTCGGTGAGGGTGGCATTAGGAAGAGACCGTCTGAGTGAAATCCACAGACTGCCTCTGCCAGCTTCTCTGAAGAACTACCTTCTCTACCAATAG